A genomic segment from Amycolatopsis camponoti encodes:
- a CDS encoding MFS transporter, which yields MARLLTGLSLGYFLVMLDTTIVTVALPALSSSLSDQQWISNGYTLTFAAFLLTAGALSDRFGARRVFFTGLTSFAALSLVSAFAFSPAVLIALRALLGVAGALLVPSSLSLIASAYPSAAARAKAMGVWAAVSGTGLVAGPLLGGLLTQAFGWRAIFVVNVPVALVALALSRSAPATPPKPRRVDLFGQVTAVVALSTLTYALVEGNFWLLPLPMIAAAAFVASQRRPGAMLPVSLLSRNLLAGAIVNFALSGVLFVLSLYFQETRGYSPSSTGLAFLPLTIPTAFNPIFTGRLVARIGPRIPAISGFVLMSAGTLLQAFTSWSVIALALLGFGVSLTIPSLLTAVVGSAPPELTGVAGGALNASRQTGAVLGVAILGAFSTATTALIVAAIVLLAGAFLFPVSYSRRQQETPC from the coding sequence GTGGCAAGACTCCTCACCGGCCTCTCGCTGGGCTACTTCCTGGTCATGCTGGACACGACGATCGTGACGGTGGCGCTCCCCGCGCTGTCGTCTTCGTTGTCCGACCAGCAATGGATTTCGAACGGCTACACACTCACGTTCGCGGCGTTCCTGTTGACGGCCGGCGCGTTATCGGACCGCTTCGGCGCGCGCCGGGTGTTCTTCACGGGCCTGACGTCGTTCGCTGCGTTGTCGTTGGTGTCGGCCTTCGCATTCTCGCCGGCCGTGTTGATCGCCCTCCGCGCGTTGCTCGGAGTCGCGGGTGCGTTGCTGGTGCCGTCATCGCTGTCCCTGATCGCTTCGGCTTACCCATCCGCGGCCGCCCGGGCGAAGGCGATGGGCGTGTGGGCGGCGGTGAGCGGAACGGGCCTGGTGGCGGGCCCGCTCCTGGGCGGCCTCCTGACCCAGGCGTTCGGCTGGCGCGCGATCTTCGTGGTGAACGTCCCGGTGGCGCTGGTGGCACTGGCGCTGTCCCGCTCGGCCCCCGCGACGCCGCCCAAGCCGCGACGAGTCGACCTGTTCGGCCAGGTAACGGCCGTAGTCGCTTTATCGACATTGACGTACGCGCTGGTCGAGGGCAACTTTTGGCTGCTGCCGTTGCCGATGATCGCGGCCGCGGCGTTCGTGGCATCCCAACGCCGCCCGGGCGCGATGCTGCCGGTTTCCCTGCTTTCCCGGAACCTCCTGGCCGGCGCGATCGTGAACTTCGCCTTGTCGGGCGTGCTGTTCGTGCTGTCGCTGTACTTCCAGGAGACGCGCGGCTATTCACCGTCATCGACAGGTCTGGCATTCCTGCCATTGACGATCCCGACGGCGTTCAACCCGATCTTCACGGGCCGTCTGGTGGCCCGAATCGGCCCGCGCATCCCGGCGATATCGGGTTTCGTCCTGATGTCGGCGGGCACGCTCCTGCAGGCATTCACGTCCTGGTCGGTAATAGCGCTGGCATTGCTGGGTTTCGGTGTATCCCTGACGATCCCCTCACTGCTGACGGCGGTGGTGGGATCGGCGCCACCGGAGCTGACCGGCGTCGCGGGCGGAGCACTGAACGCGTCCCGCCAGACGGGCGCGGTCTTGGGCGTGGCGATCTTGGGTGCGTTCTCGACCGCCACGACTGCCCTGATCGTCGCGGCGATCGTCCTGCTCGCCGGCGCTTTCCTGTTTCCTGTTTCCTATTCCCGCAGGCAACAGGAAACGCCTTGTTGA
- a CDS encoding AfsR/SARP family transcriptional regulator produces the protein MEFRMLGPLEAWHNGVPVQLGDQQQRFVLVVLLLNANKPVSSARLAEIVWADREAKPTLIRGYIKRLRDVGVGIETTPTGYLLRVGDDQLDTVRFARLRAQAGRSDDPRRKIELLREAVGLWRGRFLEDIDIDRVGGPEVGFPEESLPDAVGDLAELELDTGDHRSARDRLRPLFRSDPASQKHAGFLMRALLAGGDQVGALRVFSSTRDALAELRMEPGPVLRNLAARAEHGEPPSSLPSRPGGFTGRAAEIAAIETAAAAGRRAVWVSGAPGVGKTGLAVEAAHRLRDRFPDGQLLARLNGFTPGVPETSVGDALTELLVELGVPAEQIPATVGRKVTLYQTTLWGTRTLVVLDNAASPEQIRPLLPEADGCLAVVTSRRMGDVGEPVRLSPLPPDEATELFHALTDPSRVRGRAAEVALIVKRCGFLPMPIRVAAALFRRHDRWPLEHLLLLLEENGPWGEEDGIAAVRVSFQQLGEPQRALFRLLGSLPGPDVDVVGGAALAGCDVAEARLLLDDLHEVSLLEEAAPERYQMLDPLKEFAAVEPAPGPALVRLLDFYLVTLAAAVGAAYPFDRAQLPASDRSCAVTPDFADAGAGLRWITAERDNLVAAIRYAARHDLPEHTWRLAVLLWRYFNTTNQFEDWIGTLELAWETVAADPGNDYGQAHVLLRLATAHDRRGQLAEALELAAKALPKWRRLGDKRGEAATLCALAIPTMELGKHEQAMAHLEVALTKYEQSEDLRGQAHALSMLGYLNEQRGHLDVALRQHSAAARMLREVGHVQGVAHTLNNLGSVQENLGLRSEALASYTEAHAHAAEVGDHCVEAYALNNIGNVHRQQGRLAQAVRYHDKAREVAANVPDADLRTQLYLDRGATALARGARRDALTACKAALDLADGSGNRAYQARAHRGVAETLHAMGEHSGAATHWAAAETGFDALDLPEAGDVREERAALECACGAR, from the coding sequence GTGGAGTTTCGGATGCTCGGCCCGCTGGAGGCGTGGCACAACGGCGTGCCGGTGCAGCTGGGTGACCAGCAGCAACGGTTCGTTCTCGTCGTGCTGCTCCTGAACGCCAACAAGCCGGTGTCGAGCGCCCGCCTCGCCGAGATCGTCTGGGCCGACCGCGAAGCCAAGCCCACCCTGATCCGCGGTTACATCAAGCGGCTGCGCGACGTCGGCGTCGGCATCGAGACCACGCCGACCGGCTATCTCCTGCGTGTCGGCGACGACCAGCTCGACACCGTCCGGTTCGCCCGGTTGCGCGCCCAGGCCGGCCGGAGCGACGACCCGCGCCGGAAGATCGAGCTGCTGCGGGAAGCCGTCGGCCTGTGGCGGGGGCGGTTCCTCGAGGACATCGACATCGACCGCGTCGGCGGGCCCGAGGTCGGGTTCCCGGAGGAGAGCCTGCCCGACGCCGTCGGCGACCTCGCCGAGCTGGAGCTCGACACCGGCGACCACCGCTCGGCGCGCGACCGGCTGCGGCCGCTCTTCCGGTCCGATCCCGCCAGCCAGAAGCACGCCGGTTTCCTCATGCGCGCCCTGCTCGCCGGGGGTGACCAGGTCGGCGCGCTGCGCGTCTTCAGCAGCACCCGCGACGCGCTCGCCGAGCTGCGCATGGAGCCCGGCCCGGTGCTGCGCAACCTCGCCGCGCGCGCCGAACACGGCGAACCGCCCAGCTCGCTGCCCTCCCGCCCCGGCGGGTTCACCGGCCGCGCCGCCGAGATCGCCGCGATCGAGACGGCCGCCGCGGCCGGGCGCCGCGCCGTCTGGGTCAGCGGCGCGCCGGGCGTCGGCAAGACCGGCCTCGCCGTCGAAGCGGCGCACCGGCTGCGTGACCGCTTCCCCGACGGCCAGCTCCTCGCCCGCCTGAACGGGTTCACCCCGGGCGTCCCCGAGACCAGCGTCGGCGACGCGCTCACCGAGCTGCTGGTCGAGCTCGGCGTGCCGGCCGAGCAGATCCCGGCCACCGTCGGCCGGAAGGTCACGCTCTACCAGACGACGTTGTGGGGTACGCGCACGCTGGTCGTACTGGACAACGCCGCGTCGCCGGAGCAGATCCGGCCGTTGCTGCCCGAGGCCGACGGCTGTCTCGCCGTCGTCACCAGCCGGCGGATGGGTGACGTGGGCGAGCCCGTCCGGCTGTCACCGCTGCCGCCGGACGAAGCGACCGAGCTGTTCCACGCGCTGACCGATCCGTCGCGGGTGCGCGGCCGGGCGGCCGAGGTGGCGCTGATCGTCAAGCGGTGCGGGTTCCTGCCGATGCCGATCCGGGTGGCCGCCGCGCTGTTCCGGCGGCACGACCGGTGGCCGCTGGAGCACCTGCTCCTCCTGCTCGAAGAGAACGGCCCCTGGGGCGAGGAAGACGGCATCGCCGCCGTCCGCGTGTCCTTCCAGCAGCTCGGCGAACCGCAGCGAGCCCTGTTCCGGCTGCTCGGCAGTCTGCCCGGGCCGGACGTCGACGTCGTCGGCGGCGCGGCGCTGGCCGGCTGCGACGTCGCCGAGGCCCGGCTGCTGCTCGACGACCTGCACGAGGTCAGCCTGCTGGAGGAGGCCGCGCCGGAGCGGTACCAGATGCTGGACCCGCTCAAGGAGTTCGCCGCCGTCGAACCGGCGCCCGGGCCGGCCCTGGTGCGGCTGCTCGACTTCTACCTCGTCACGCTGGCGGCCGCGGTCGGCGCCGCGTACCCGTTCGACCGGGCGCAGCTGCCCGCGTCCGACCGGTCGTGCGCGGTGACCCCGGACTTCGCCGACGCCGGCGCGGGCCTGCGGTGGATCACCGCCGAGCGCGACAACCTCGTGGCCGCGATCCGGTACGCCGCGCGGCACGACCTGCCCGAGCACACGTGGCGGCTGGCGGTGCTGCTGTGGCGCTACTTCAACACGACGAACCAGTTCGAGGACTGGATCGGCACCCTCGAACTCGCTTGGGAGACCGTCGCGGCCGATCCGGGCAACGACTACGGCCAGGCGCACGTGCTGCTGCGGCTGGCCACCGCGCACGACCGGCGCGGGCAGCTCGCCGAGGCCCTGGAGCTGGCCGCGAAGGCGCTGCCGAAGTGGCGCCGGCTCGGTGACAAGCGAGGCGAAGCGGCGACGTTGTGCGCGCTCGCGATCCCGACGATGGAGCTGGGCAAGCACGAGCAGGCGATGGCCCACCTCGAGGTCGCGTTGACGAAGTACGAGCAGAGCGAGGACCTGCGCGGCCAGGCCCACGCGCTGAGCATGCTCGGTTATCTGAACGAGCAGCGCGGCCACCTCGACGTCGCGCTGCGCCAGCATTCGGCGGCCGCGCGGATGCTGCGCGAAGTCGGCCACGTCCAGGGTGTGGCGCACACGCTGAACAACCTCGGTTCCGTGCAGGAGAACCTGGGTCTGCGTTCGGAAGCGTTGGCCAGTTACACGGAGGCGCACGCGCACGCCGCCGAGGTCGGGGATCACTGCGTCGAGGCCTACGCGCTGAACAACATCGGCAACGTTCACCGGCAGCAGGGCCGGCTCGCACAGGCCGTGCGCTACCACGACAAGGCGCGTGAGGTGGCGGCGAACGTGCCGGACGCCGACCTGCGCACGCAGTTGTACCTCGACCGCGGCGCGACGGCGCTTGCTCGCGGCGCGCGGCGGGACGCTTTGACGGCGTGCAAGGCGGCTTTGGACTTGGCTGACGGCAGCGGAAACCGCGCTTACCAGGCGCGCGCTCATCGCGGTGTCGCCGAAACGCTCCACGCGATGGGTGAGCATTCCGGGGCTGCCACGCATTGGGCTGCCGCCGAAACCGGATTCGACGCGCTTGATCTGCCGGAAGCCGGGGACGTGCGAGAGGAACGCGCGGCGCTGGAATGCGCCTGTGGCGCGCGGTGA
- a CDS encoding vWA domain-containing protein: MGSDVLPCYVACDISLSMADHIEELNKGLREFRGAVHADASVADRVLCSVIGFGEEPSAVHGLYLAAEVAELPPPSPCAGTNFGPVFTFLRSVIDVDVRLLETHRVRVHRPLVFFLSDGQPTDPVTWPSAFSSLCDPAWARRPRVVAFGVGDADEQALGRIGTFRTYLSRDGVRLGTALIASVMHVLSTSGPPPGRTLS; encoded by the coding sequence ATGGGGTCCGACGTGTTGCCGTGTTACGTCGCGTGCGACATCTCGCTTTCGATGGCCGACCACATCGAGGAGCTGAACAAGGGACTACGCGAGTTCCGGGGGGCGGTCCACGCCGACGCGTCGGTCGCCGACCGGGTCCTGTGCAGTGTGATCGGCTTCGGGGAGGAGCCGTCGGCGGTCCACGGGCTGTACCTCGCGGCCGAGGTCGCCGAACTGCCGCCGCCAAGCCCGTGCGCGGGCACCAACTTCGGACCGGTGTTCACGTTCCTGCGCTCGGTCATCGACGTGGACGTCCGGCTCCTGGAGACACACCGGGTGCGGGTCCACCGGCCGTTGGTGTTCTTCCTGTCGGACGGCCAGCCGACGGATCCGGTGACCTGGCCGTCGGCGTTCTCGTCGTTGTGCGACCCGGCTTGGGCGCGCCGCCCCCGGGTGGTGGCGTTCGGGGTGGGCGACGCGGACGAGCAGGCGCTGGGCCGCATCGGCACGTTCCGCACGTACCTGAGCCGCGATGGCGTCCGCCTGGGGACGGCGCTGATCGCCTCGGTGATGCACGTTCTGTCCACTTCCGGTCCACCGCCCGGCCGCACGCTGTCCTAG
- a CDS encoding response regulator, giving the protein MIKLMFADDEELVRSGLRAMMSGAQDIEIVGEASDGRSAVEVARRYHPDVALLDIKMRAPDDGIRALRAILALPDPPTVAMLTTFDIDEYVSLALRLGANGFLLKDIDPAALLRAVRDLSRGGAVLDPGVAARMVQSHRDEQRAAQPARKLLASLSEREREVVALIGQGLSNAEIGGRLHLSEATVKGYVSAVLSKIGAANRVQAALLAYRGGLLDQ; this is encoded by the coding sequence TTGATCAAGCTCATGTTCGCCGACGACGAGGAACTGGTGCGCTCGGGGTTGCGCGCGATGATGTCCGGGGCTCAGGACATCGAGATCGTGGGCGAGGCCTCCGATGGCAGATCCGCAGTGGAAGTTGCCCGGCGGTACCACCCCGACGTCGCCTTGCTCGACATCAAGATGCGGGCTCCTGACGACGGCATTCGCGCCCTCAGGGCCATTCTCGCCCTTCCCGATCCGCCCACCGTGGCCATGCTGACCACCTTCGACATCGACGAGTACGTCAGCCTCGCGCTGCGGCTCGGCGCCAACGGCTTCCTCCTCAAGGACATCGATCCCGCCGCTCTGCTGAGGGCCGTCCGGGACCTGAGCCGCGGTGGGGCCGTCCTGGACCCGGGGGTTGCCGCGCGGATGGTCCAGTCCCACCGGGACGAACAACGCGCTGCTCAGCCGGCCCGGAAGCTGCTCGCCTCACTGTCCGAACGCGAACGCGAGGTCGTCGCGCTCATCGGGCAGGGACTGAGCAACGCCGAGATCGGCGGCCGCCTGCACCTGTCCGAAGCCACCGTCAAGGGGTACGTCTCCGCCGTGCTCTCCAAGATCGGGGCGGCCAACCGGGTGCAGGCCGCTTTGCTGGCCTACCGCGGTGGACTTCTCGACCAGTAG
- a CDS encoding trimeric intracellular cation channel family protein yields MLLTALEFLGLVAFAASGALAAVRARLDVFGVVVVGLTTALGGGVIRDVLLGIHPPTTLRNWPYLAVCAATALVVFAFHPQVARLRRGVLLADALGLGVFATAGTTIALNAGATVYAACLIGMTTGIGGGAVRDLLLREIPLVLRKEIYAVAALAGSALVVVGHAVRLPEGPVTVIAAAVVVAIRMIALWRHWNAPVARAPE; encoded by the coding sequence ATGCTGCTCACGGCGCTGGAGTTCCTCGGGCTCGTCGCCTTCGCGGCGTCCGGGGCGCTCGCCGCCGTGCGGGCGCGGCTCGACGTCTTCGGCGTGGTCGTCGTCGGGCTCACCACCGCGCTCGGTGGCGGGGTCATCCGGGACGTCCTGCTCGGCATCCACCCGCCCACGACCTTGCGGAACTGGCCCTACCTCGCCGTCTGCGCGGCGACCGCCCTGGTCGTCTTCGCCTTCCACCCGCAGGTCGCGCGGCTGCGACGCGGTGTGCTGCTCGCCGACGCGCTCGGCCTCGGCGTCTTCGCCACCGCCGGGACGACCATCGCGCTGAACGCCGGCGCGACCGTCTACGCCGCGTGCCTGATCGGCATGACCACCGGCATCGGCGGCGGGGCCGTCCGGGATCTCCTACTCCGGGAAATCCCCCTCGTCCTGCGGAAAGAGATCTACGCCGTCGCCGCGTTGGCCGGCTCGGCGCTCGTCGTGGTCGGTCACGCTGTGCGACTGCCGGAGGGGCCGGTGACCGTCATCGCGGCTGCCGTGGTCGTCGCGATCAGGATGATCGCGCTCTGGCGGCACTGGAACGCTCCGGTCGCGCGCGCACCGGAGTGA
- a CDS encoding response regulator transcription factor produces MRILVVDDDRAVRESLRRSLEFNGYQVQLASDGAQALEAIIADRPDAMVLDVMMPRLDGLEVARRLRSTGDDLPILVLTARDTVSDRVSGLDAGADDYLPKPFALEELLARLRALLRRATPDAQNGQASEMLSFADLTLDPGTREVRRDGREISLTRTEFALLELFLSYPKHVLTRGRILEEVWGYDFPTSGNALEVYVGYLRRKTEAEGEPRLIHTVRGVGYVLRETPP; encoded by the coding sequence ATGCGCATCCTTGTGGTGGACGACGACCGCGCCGTCCGTGAGTCGCTCCGGCGGTCCCTGGAGTTCAACGGTTACCAGGTCCAGCTGGCCAGCGACGGTGCGCAAGCCCTGGAAGCGATCATCGCCGACCGTCCGGACGCCATGGTCCTCGACGTCATGATGCCCCGCCTCGACGGCCTCGAGGTGGCCCGCCGCCTGCGCAGCACCGGCGACGACCTGCCGATCCTCGTGCTCACCGCGCGCGACACCGTCTCCGACCGCGTGTCCGGGCTGGACGCCGGCGCCGACGACTACCTGCCGAAGCCGTTCGCGCTGGAAGAGCTGCTCGCCCGGCTGCGGGCGCTGCTGCGCCGCGCCACCCCGGACGCCCAGAACGGCCAGGCATCGGAGATGCTGTCCTTCGCCGACCTGACGCTCGACCCGGGCACGCGCGAGGTCCGCCGCGACGGCCGCGAGATCAGCCTGACCCGGACCGAGTTCGCGCTGCTGGAACTGTTCCTTTCCTACCCGAAGCACGTCCTCACGCGGGGCCGGATACTGGAGGAAGTATGGGGTTACGACTTCCCGACGTCGGGCAACGCGCTGGAGGTCTACGTCGGCTACTTGCGCCGCAAGACGGAAGCCGAGGGGGAGCCGAGGCTGATCCACACGGTGCGGGGAGTGGGCTACGTCCTGAGGGAAACCCCGCCGTGA
- a CDS encoding HAMP domain-containing sensor histidine kinase — translation MTEPGDPRGTRWGTRRFSLRGRVTLLAAACVAGAVALVSLGAYMVVSNNLYQQLDDGLMARAQAAVASPQVQTELRQVPGAFLASADLQIGQLNAAPDVQHAVMTYPLSSSPPPFGQDELAVANGDSAESLRTDFRTDSRVVALPTGHGEAIVLAQSMAPTKRTLNELALVLFLIGGAGILVAAAAGTAVARTGLRPVDRLTSAAERVAKTGDLRPIPVSGDDELARLTTSFNTMLGTVADSQERQRQLVADAGHELRTPLTSLRTNLELLLAASKPGAPPLPDEDRVDIVADISGQLDELTQLIGDLVELARQDEPRERFERVELLDVVERALDRARRRAGEINFDVSLQPWVLTGDNSSIERAVLNLLDNAVKFSPADATVWVRLYPLGDGTAVVEVADEGPGIAEEDLPKVFDRFYRSSEARTLPGSGLGLAIVKHAAERHGGAVYAARAPEGGALMTIRLPGAPG, via the coding sequence GTGACCGAGCCCGGCGATCCCCGCGGCACGCGCTGGGGGACGCGCCGGTTCTCGCTGCGCGGCCGGGTGACGCTGCTGGCCGCCGCCTGTGTCGCCGGCGCCGTCGCGCTGGTGTCGCTCGGCGCGTACATGGTCGTGAGCAACAACCTCTACCAGCAGCTGGACGACGGCCTCATGGCGCGCGCCCAGGCGGCCGTCGCGTCGCCGCAGGTGCAGACCGAGCTGCGGCAGGTGCCGGGCGCGTTCCTGGCCAGCGCCGACCTGCAGATCGGGCAGCTCAACGCCGCGCCCGACGTCCAGCACGCCGTGATGACCTACCCGCTCTCGAGCTCGCCGCCGCCGTTCGGGCAGGACGAGCTGGCCGTCGCGAACGGCGACTCGGCGGAGTCGTTGCGGACGGACTTCCGCACGGACAGCCGCGTGGTCGCGCTGCCCACCGGGCACGGCGAGGCCATCGTGCTCGCGCAGTCGATGGCGCCGACCAAGCGCACGCTGAACGAACTCGCGCTGGTGCTGTTCCTGATCGGCGGCGCCGGCATCCTGGTCGCCGCCGCGGCGGGCACCGCGGTCGCGCGCACCGGTCTGCGCCCGGTCGACCGGCTGACGTCGGCCGCCGAGCGCGTCGCCAAGACCGGCGACCTGCGGCCGATCCCGGTCAGTGGCGACGACGAGCTCGCGCGCCTCACCACCAGCTTCAACACCATGCTCGGCACGGTCGCGGACTCGCAGGAACGCCAGCGCCAGCTGGTCGCGGACGCCGGCCACGAGCTGCGGACGCCGTTGACGTCGCTGCGCACCAACCTCGAGCTGCTGCTCGCCGCGAGCAAGCCGGGCGCGCCACCGCTGCCGGACGAGGACCGCGTCGACATCGTCGCGGACATCAGCGGCCAGCTCGACGAGTTGACGCAGCTCATCGGCGACCTCGTCGAGCTCGCGCGCCAGGACGAGCCCCGCGAACGCTTCGAGCGCGTCGAGCTGCTGGACGTCGTGGAGCGAGCGCTCGACCGGGCGCGCCGCCGCGCGGGCGAGATCAACTTCGACGTCTCGCTGCAGCCGTGGGTGCTCACCGGCGACAACAGCTCGATCGAACGCGCGGTGCTGAACCTGCTGGACAACGCGGTGAAGTTCTCCCCGGCGGACGCGACGGTCTGGGTGCGGCTGTACCCGCTCGGCGACGGCACCGCCGTGGTCGAGGTCGCCGACGAGGGCCCGGGCATCGCCGAGGAGGACCTGCCCAAGGTGTTCGACCGCTTCTACCGCTCGTCGGAAGCGCGGACGCTGCCCGGTTCGGGCCTCGGCCTGGCGATCGTGAAGCACGCGGCCGAACGGCACGGCGGCGCGGTGTACGCGGCGCGGGCGCCCGAGGGCGGCGCGCTGATGACGATCCGGCTGCCGGGGGCGCCTGGCTGA
- a CDS encoding DeoR/GlpR family DNA-binding transcription regulator, whose amino-acid sequence MLARQRQAVILEEARRTGAVRVSDLVTRLGVSDMTVRRDLDVLAGRGLVEKVYGGATSIVGKSTDEPGFEAKSVRQRAQKEAIAELAATLVRPGTAIGISAGTTTWTLARALDAIPGLTIVTNSIQVADVLRGSTQPDRTVVLTGGVRTPSDALVGPVAVHSLRSLHLDVVFLGVHGMAEGPGFTTPNLTESETDRALVEAGRKLVVLADHTKWGTVGISTIADLDEADVVVTDDGIPDDAKEILAERATELMIAETAETVEAEEA is encoded by the coding sequence GTGCTGGCGCGTCAGCGACAGGCGGTGATCCTGGAAGAGGCACGCCGGACGGGTGCGGTCCGGGTCAGTGACCTCGTGACCAGGCTGGGTGTCTCCGACATGACGGTGCGCCGCGATCTGGACGTCTTGGCCGGGCGAGGGCTTGTCGAGAAGGTCTATGGCGGCGCCACTTCGATCGTCGGCAAGAGCACCGACGAACCCGGCTTCGAGGCCAAATCCGTGCGCCAGCGGGCGCAGAAGGAGGCCATCGCCGAGCTCGCCGCGACGCTCGTGCGGCCCGGCACCGCGATCGGCATCTCCGCCGGCACCACCACCTGGACGCTCGCCCGCGCGCTCGACGCGATCCCGGGGCTCACCATCGTGACCAACTCGATCCAGGTCGCCGACGTGCTCCGCGGGTCGACGCAGCCGGACCGCACCGTCGTGCTCACCGGCGGGGTGCGGACGCCGTCGGACGCGCTGGTCGGGCCGGTCGCCGTGCACAGCCTGCGGTCGCTGCACCTCGACGTCGTCTTCCTCGGCGTGCACGGGATGGCCGAGGGGCCGGGGTTCACGACGCCCAACCTCACCGAGAGCGAGACCGACCGCGCGCTGGTCGAGGCCGGGCGCAAGCTCGTCGTGCTCGCCGACCACACCAAGTGGGGCACCGTCGGGATCTCCACGATCGCCGACCTGGACGAGGCCGACGTCGTCGTCACCGATGACGGAATTCCCGACGACGCCAAGGAAATACTCGCCGAAAGGGCAACGGAACTCATGATCGCCGAAACGGCGGAGACAGTCGAGGCCGAAGAAGCGTGA
- the galT gene encoding galactose-1-phosphate uridylyltransferase yields the protein MKRTVRHLADGREIIYFDQPGAPDRVAEDTRDLPPVSAASEIRLDPLTGEWVAMAAHRQTRTYKPPADLCPLCPSKPGKPSEIPESDYDVVVFENRFPSFAEDVIGEPSTVDGLGLVQVRPGRGRCEVVCFTSDHDGAFSRLSPKQVRAVVDAWADRTAALSEVPGVEQVFPFENRGEEIGVTLSHPHGQIYGYPFVTPKTRRMLDVARAYQAEHGRPVLGDVLAAERKSGARVVASGEHWTAYVPPAARWPIEVHVVPHRQVPDIPALTDAERDDFAEVYLDVLRRCDALYDRPLPYIAAWHQAPVRRDRELGWLHLELFSVLRAKDKLKYLAGSESGMAVWVNDATPEQIAEKLRAAG from the coding sequence GTGAAGCGCACGGTACGACACCTGGCCGACGGCCGGGAGATCATCTACTTCGACCAGCCCGGCGCGCCCGACCGCGTCGCCGAGGACACCCGCGACCTGCCGCCGGTTTCGGCCGCGTCGGAGATCCGGCTGGACCCGCTGACCGGCGAGTGGGTCGCGATGGCCGCGCACCGGCAGACGCGGACCTACAAGCCGCCGGCGGACCTCTGCCCGCTGTGCCCGAGCAAGCCCGGGAAACCGAGCGAAATCCCCGAAAGCGACTACGACGTCGTCGTCTTCGAGAACCGCTTTCCTTCCTTCGCCGAAGATGTCATCGGCGAGCCGTCCACTGTGGATGGTCTTGGGCTGGTGCAGGTGCGGCCCGGCCGTGGACGCTGCGAGGTCGTCTGCTTCACCAGCGACCACGACGGCGCTTTCTCGCGGCTGAGCCCGAAGCAGGTGCGGGCCGTGGTGGACGCGTGGGCGGACCGCACCGCCGCGCTGTCCGAAGTGCCCGGTGTCGAACAGGTCTTCCCGTTCGAGAACCGCGGCGAGGAAATCGGCGTCACGCTGTCGCACCCGCACGGGCAGATCTACGGCTACCCGTTCGTCACGCCCAAGACCAGGCGGATGCTCGACGTCGCCCGCGCCTACCAGGCCGAACACGGCCGCCCGGTGCTCGGTGACGTGCTGGCCGCCGAGCGGAAGTCCGGGGCGCGCGTGGTGGCGTCCGGCGAGCACTGGACGGCGTACGTGCCCCCGGCCGCGCGCTGGCCGATCGAGGTGCACGTGGTGCCACACCGGCAGGTTCCGGACATCCCGGCCCTGACGGACGCCGAGCGCGACGACTTCGCCGAGGTCTACCTGGACGTCCTGCGCCGGTGTGACGCGCTGTACGACCGGCCGCTGCCGTACATCGCGGCGTGGCACCAGGCGCCGGTGCGTCGCGACCGCGAGCTCGGCTGGCTCCACCTGGAACTGTTCTCCGTGTTGCGCGCCAAGGACAAGCTGAAGTACCTGGCGGGGTCCGAATCGGGCATGGCGGTGTGGGTCAACGACGCGACGCCGGAGCAGATCGCGGAAAAGCTCCGCGCGGCGGGCTGA